From the Macaca nemestrina isolate mMacNem1 chromosome 7, mMacNem.hap1, whole genome shotgun sequence genome, one window contains:
- the LOC105499596 gene encoding myosin-7 has product MGDSEMAAFGAAAPYLRKSEKERLEAQTRPFDLKKDVFVPDDKEEFVKAKILSREGGKVTAETENGKTVTVKEDQVMQQNPPKFDKIEDMAMLTFLHEPAVLYNLKDRYGSWMIYTYSGLFCVTVNPYKWLPVYNAEVVAAYRGKKRSEAPPHIFSISDNAYQYMLTDRENQSILITGESGAGKTVNTKRVIQYFAVIAAIGDRSKKDQNTGKGTLEDQIIEANPALEAFGNAKTVRNDNSSRFGKFIRIHFGATGKLASADIETYLLEKSRVIFQLKAERDYHIFYQILSNKKPELLDMLLITNNPYDYAFISQGETTVASIDDAEELMATDNAFDVLGFTTEEKNSMYKLTGAIMHFGNMKFKQKQREEQAEPDGTEEADKSAYLMGLNSADLLKGLCHPRVKVGNEYVTKGQNVQQVAYATGALAKAVYEKMFNWMVTRINATLETKQPRQYFIGVLDIAGFEIFDFNSFEQLCINFTNEKLQQFFNHHMFVLEQEEYKKEGIEWTFIDFGMDLQACIDLIEKPMGIMSILEEECMFPKATDMTFKAKLFDNHLGKSSNFQKPRNIKGKPEAHFSLIHYAGTVDYNIIGWLQKNKDPLNETVVALYQKSSLKLLSTLFANYAGADAPIEKGKGKAKKGSSFQTVSALHRENLNKLMTNLRSTHPHFVRCIIPNETKSPGVMDNPLVMHQLRCNGVLEGIRICRKGFPNRILYGDFRQRYRILNPAAIPEGQFIDSRKGAEKLLGSLDIDHNQYKFGHTKVFFKAGLLGLLEEMRDERLSRIITRIQAQSRGVLSRMEYKKLLERRDSLLIIQWNIRAFMGVKNWPWMKLYFKIKPLLKSAETEKEMATMKEEFARLKEALEKSEARRKELEEKMVSLLQEKNDLQLQVQAEQDNLADAEERCDQLIKNKIQLEAKVKEMNERLEDEEEMNAELTAKKRKLEDECSELKRDIDDLELTLAKVEKEKHATENKVKNLTEEMAGLDEIIAKLTKEKKALQEAHQQALDDLQAEEDKVNTLTKAKVKLEQQVDDLEGSLEQEKKVRMDLERAKRKLEGDLKLTQESIMDLENDKQQLDERLKKKDFELNALNARIEDEQALGSQLQKKLKELQARIEELEEELEAERTARAKVEKLRSDLSRELEEISERLEEAGGATSVQIEMNKKREAEFQKMRRDLEEATLQHEATAAALRKKHADSVAELGEQIDNLQRVKQKLEKEKSEFKLELDDVTSNMEQIIKAKANLEKMCRTLEDQMNEHRSKAEETQRSVNDLTSQRAKLQTENGELSRQLDEKEALISQLTRGKLTYTQQLEDLKRQLEEEVKAKNALAHALQSARHDCDLLREQYEEETEAKAELQRVLSKANSEVAQWRTKYETDAIQRTEELEEAKKKLAQRLQDAEEAVEAVNAKCSSLEKTKHRLQNEIEDLMVDVERSNAAAAALDKKQRNFDKILAEWKQKYEESQSELESSQKEARSLSTELFKLKNAYEESLEHLETFKRENKNLQEEISDLTEQLGSSGKTIHELEKVRKQLEAEKLELQSALEEAEASLEHEEGKILRAQLEFNQIKAEIERKLAEKDEEMEQAKRNHLRVVDSLQTSLDAETRSRNEALRVKKKMEGDLNEMEIQLSHANRMAAEAQKQVKSLQSLLKDTQIQLDDAVRANDDLKENIAIVERRNNLLQAELEELRAVVEQTERSRKLAEQELIETSERVQLLHSQNTSLINQKKKMDADLSQLQTEVEEAVQECRNAEEKAKKAITDAAMMAEELKKEQDTSAHLERMKKNMEQTIKDLQHRLDEAEQIALKGGKKQLQKLEARVRELENELEAEQKRNAESVKGMRKSERRIKELTYQTEEDRKNLLRLQDLVDKLQLKVKAYKRQAEEAEEQANTNLSKFRKVQHELDEAEERADIAESQVNKLRAKSRDIGTKGLNEE; this is encoded by the exons ATGGGAGATTCGGAGATGGCCGCCTTTGGGGCTGCCGCCCCCTACCTGCGCAAGTCAGAGAAGGAGCGGCTAGAAGCCCAGACCAGGCCTTTTGACCTCAAGAAGGATGTCTTTGTGCCTGACGACAAAGAGGAGTTCGTCAAGGCCAAGATTTTGTCTCGAGAGGGTGGCAAAGTCACTGCCGAGACGGAGAATGGCAAG ACAGTGACTGTGAAGGAGGATCAGGTGATGCAGCAGAACCCACCCAAGTTCGACAAAATCGAGGACATGGCCATGCTGACCTTCCTGCACGAGCCCGCGGTGCTCTACAACCTCAAGGATCGCTACGGCTCCTGGATGATCTAT ACCTACTCGGGCCTCTTCTGTGTCACCGTCAACCCCTACAAGTGGCTGCCGGTGTACAATGCCGAGGTGGTAGCTGCCTACCGGGGCAAGAAGAGGAGCGAGGCCCCGCCCCACATCTTCTCCATCTCTGACAATGCCTATCAGTACATGCTGACAG ACAGAGAAAACCAGTCCATCCTGATCAC CGGAGAATCCGGAGCAGGGAAGACGGTCAACACCAAGAGGGTCATCCAGTATTTTGCTGTTATTGCAGCCATTGGGGACCGCAGCAAGAAGGACCAGAACACGGGCAAG GGCACCCTGGAGGACCAGATCATCGAGGCCAACCCTGCTCTGGAGGCCTTTGGCAATGCCAAGACCGTCCGGAATGACAACTCCTCCCGCTTC GGGAAATTCATTCGAATCCATTTTGGGGCAACAGGAAAGTTGGCATCTGCAGACATAGAGACCT ATCTTCTGGAAAAATCCAGAGTTATTTTCCAGCTGAAAGCGGAGAGAGATTATCACATTTTCTACCAAATCCTGTCTAACAAAAAGCCTGAGCTGCTGG ACATGCTGCTGATTACCAACAACCCCTACGATTATGCATTCATCTCCCAAGGAGAGACCACTGTGGCCTCCATTGACGACGCTGAGGAGCTCATGGCCACTGAT AACGCCTTTGACGTGCTGGGCTTCACTACAGAGGAGAAAAACTCCATGTACAAGCTGACAGGTGCCATCATGCACTTTGGAAACATGAAGTTCAAGCAGAAGCAGCGGGAGGAGCAGGCGGAGCCGGACGGCACTGAAG AGGCTGACAAGTCTGCCTACCTCATGGGGCTGAACTCAGCCGATCTGCTTAAGGGGTTGTGCCATCCTAGGGTGAAAGTGGGCAATGAGTACGTCACCAAGGGGCAGAATGTCCAGCAG GTGGCATATGCCACTGGGGCACTGGCCAAGGCAGTGTACGAGAAGATGTTCAACTGGATGGTGACACGCATCAATGCCACCCTGGAGACCAAGCAGCCACGCCAGTACTTCATAGGAGTCCTGGACATCGCTGGCTTCGAGATCTTTGAT TTCAACAGCTTTGAGCAGCTCTGCATCAACTTCACCAACGAGAAGCTGCAGCAGTTCTTCAACCACCACATGTTCGTGCTGGAGCAGGAGGAGTACAAGAAGGAGGGCATCGAGTGGACATTCATTGACTTTGGCATGGACCTGCAGGCCTGCATCGACCTCATCGAGAAG CCCATGGGCATCATGTCCATCCTGGAGGAGGAGTGCATGTTCCCCAAGGCCACCGACATGACCTTCAAGGCCAAGCTGTTTGACAACCACCTGGGCAAATCCTCCAACTTCCAGAAGCCACGCAATATCAAGGGGAAGCCTGAAGCCCACTTTTCCCTGATCCACTATGCCGGCACCGTGGACTACAACATCATTGGCTGGCTGCAGAAGAACAAAGACCCTCTCAATGAGACTGTAGTGGCCTTGTATCAGAAGTCCTCCCTCAAGCTGCTCAGCACCCTGTTTGCCAACTATGCTGGAGCTGATGCGC CTATTGAGAAGGGCAAAGGCAAGGCCAAGAAAGGTTCGTCCTTTCAGACTGTGTCAGCTCTGCACAGG GAAAATCTGAACAAGCTGATGACCAACTTGCGCTCCACCCATCCCCACTTTGTACGTTGCATCATCCCCAATGAGACAAAGTCTCCAG GGGTGATGGACAACCCCCTGGTCATGCACCAGCTGCGCTGCAATGGCGTGCTGGAGGGCATCCGCATCTGTAGGAAGGGCTTCCCCAACCGCATCCTCTACGGGGACTTCCGGCAGAG GTATCGCATCCTGAACCCAGCGGCCATCCCTGAGGGACAGTTCATTGACAGCAGGAAGGGGGCAGAGAAGCTGCTCGGCTCCCTGGACATTGACCACAACCAGTACAAGTTTGGCCACACCAAG GTGTTCTTCAAGGCCGGGCTGCTGGGGCTGCTGGAGGAGATGAGGGACGAGAGGCTGAGCCGCATCATCACGCGTATCCAGGCCCAGTCCCGGGGTGTGCTTTCCAGAATGGAGTACAAGAAGCTGCTGGAACGTAG AGACTCCCTGCTGATAATCCAGTGGAACATTCGAGCCTTCATGGGGGTCAAGAATTGGCCCTGGATGAAGCTCTACTTCAAGATCAAGCCGCTGCTGAAGAGTGCAGAGACGGAGAAGGAGATGGCCACCATGAAGGAGGAGTTCGCACGCCTCAAAGAGGCGCTGGAGAAGTCCGAGGCTCGCCGCAAGGAGCTGGAAGAAAAGATGGTGTCCCTGCTGCAGGAGAAGAATGACCTGCAGCTCCAAGTGCAGGCG GAACAAGATAACCTGGCAGATGCTGAGGAGCGCTGTGATCAGCTGATCAAAAACAAGATTCAGCTGGAGGCCAAAGTGAAGGAGATGAATGAGAGgctggaggatgaggaggagatGAATGCTGAGCTCACTGCCAAGAAGCGCAAGCTGGAAGATGAGTGCTCAGAGCTCAAAAGGGACATCGATGATCTGGAGCTGACACTGGCCAAAGTGGAGAAGGAGAAACATGCAACAGAGAACAAG GTGAAAAACCTGACAGAGGAGATGGCTGGGCTGGATGAGATCATTGCCAAGCTGACCAAGGAGAAAAAAGCTCTGCAAGAGGCCCACCAGCAGGCCCTGGATGACCTTCAGGCCGAGGAGGACAAGGTCAACACCCTGACTAAGGCCAAAGTCAAGCTGGAGCAGCAAGTGGATGAT CTGGAGGGATCCCTAGAACAAGAGAAGAAGGTGCGCATGGACCTGGAGCGAGCGAAGCGGAAGTTGGAGGGCGACCTGAAGCTGACCCAGGAGAGCATCATGGACCTGGAGAATGACAAGCAGCAGCTGGATGAGCGACTGAAAAA GAAAGACTTTGAGCTGAATGCTCTCAACGCAAGGATTGAGGATGAACAGGCCCTCGGCAGCCAGCTGCAGAAGAAGCTCAAGGAGCTTCAG GCACGCATcgaggagctggaggaggagctggaggcaGAGCGCACCGCCAGGGCTAAGGTGGAGAAGCTGCGCTCAGACCTGTCCCGGGAGCTGGAGGAGATCAGCGAGCGGCTGGAAGAGGCCGGCGGGGCCACGTCCGTGCAGATCGAGATGAACAAGAAGCGCGAAGCCGAGTTCCAGAAGATGCGGCGGGACCTGGAGGAGGCCACGCTGCAGCACGAGGCCACCGCCGCCGCCCTGCGCAAGAAGCACGCCGACAGCGTGGCAGAGCTGGGGGAGCAGATCGACAACCTGCAGCGGGTGAAGCAGAAGCTGGAGAAGGAGAAGAGCGAGTTCAAGCTGGAGCTGGACGACGTCACCTCCAACATGGAGCAGATCatcaaggccaag gCTAACCTGGAGAAGATGTGCAGGACCTTGGAAGACCAGATGAATGAGCATCGGAGCAAGGCGGAGGAGACCCAGCGTTCTGTCAATGACCTCACCAGCCAGCGGGCCAAGCTGCAAACGGAGAATG GTGAGCTGTCCCGGCAGCTGGATGAAAAGGAGGCACTGATCTCCCAGCTGACCCGAGGCAAGCTCACCTACACCCAGCAGCTGGAGGACCTCAAGaggcagctggaggaggaggttAAG GCGAAGAACGCCCTGGCCCACGCACTGCAGTCAGCCCGGCATGACTGTGACCTGCTGCGGGAGCAGTATGAGGAGGAGACGGAGGCCAAGGCTGAGCTGCAGCGCGTCCTGTCCAAGGCCAACTCAGAGGTGGCCCAGTGGAGGACCAAGTATGAGACAGATGCCATTCAGCGGACTGAGGAGCTTGAGGAGGCCAA GAAGAAGCTGGCCCAGCGGCTGCAGGATGCCGAGGAGGCCGTGGAGGCTGTTAATGCCAAGTGCTCCTCACTGGAGAAGACCAAGCACCGGCTACAGAATGAGATTGAGGACCTGATGGTGGACGTGGAGCGCTCCAATGCTGCTGCTGCAGCCTTGGACAAGAAGCAGAGGAACTTCGACAAG ATCCTGGCCGAGTGGAAACAGAAGTATGAGGAGTCACAGTCGGAGCTGGAGTCCTCACAGAAGGAGGCTCGCTCCCTCAGCACAGAGCTCTTCAAGCTCAAGAACGCCTATGAGGAGTCCCTGGAGCATCTGGAGACCTTCAAGCGGGAGAACAAGAACCTTCAGG AGGAGATCTCCGACTTGACTGAGCAGTTGGGTTCCAGCGGAAAGACTATCCATGAGCTGGAGAAGGTTCGAAAGCAGCTGGAGGCCGAGAAGCTGGAGCTGCAGTCAGCcctggaggaggctgag gcCTCCCTGGAGCACGAGGAGGGCAAGATCCTCCGGGCCCAGCTAGAGTTCAACCAGATCAAGGCAGAGATTGAGCGGAAGCTGGCAGAGAAGGACGAGGAGATGGAACAGGCCAAGCGCAACCACCTGCGGGTGGTGGACTCGCTGCAGACTTCCCTGGACGCAGAGACACGCAGCCGCAACGAGGCCCTGAGGGTGAAGAAGAAGATGGAAGGAGACCTCAATGAGATGGAGATCCAGCTCAGCCATGCCAACCGCATGGCCGCTGAGGCCCAGAAGCAAGTCAAGAGCCTCCAGAGCTTGCTGAAG GACACCCAGATTCAGCTGGACGACGCTGTCCGCGCCAACGACGACCTGAAGGAGAACATCGCCATTGTGGAGCGGCGCAACAACCTGCTGCAGGCTGAGCTGGAGGAGCTGCGTGCCGTGGTGGAGCAGACAGAGCGGTCTCGGAAGCTGGCAGAGCAGGAGCTGATTGAGACCAGCGAGCGGGTGCAGCTGCTGCATTCCCAG aACACCAGCCTCATCAATCAGAAGAAGAAGATGGATGCTGACCTGTCCCAACTGCAGACCGAAGTGGAGGAGGCAGTGCAGGAGTGCAGGAACGCCGAGGAGAAAGCCAAGAAGGCCATCACAGAT GCCGCCATGATGGCAGAGGAGCTGAAGAAGGAGCAGGACACCAGCGCCCACCTGGAGCGCATGAAGAAGAACATGGAGCAGACTATTAAGGACCTGCAGCACCGGCTGGACGAGGCGGAGCAGATCGCCCTCAAGGGCGGCAAGAAGCAGCTGCAGAAGCTGGAAGCGCGGGTGCGGGAGCTGGAGAATGAGCTAGAGGCAGAGCAGAAACGCAATGCGGAGTCTGTGAAGGGCATGAGGAAGAGCGAGCGGCGCATCAAGGAGCTCACCTACCAG ACGGAGGAGGACAGGAAAAACCTGCTGCGGCTGCAGGACCTGGTGGACAAGCTGCAGCTAAAGGTCAAGGCCTACAAGCGCCAGGCCGAGGAGGCG GAGGAGCAAGCCAACACCAACCTGTCCAAGTTCCGCAAGGTGCAGCACGAGCTGGATGAGGCGGAGGAGCGGGCGGACATTGCCGAGTCCCAGGTCAACAAGCTGAGGGCCAAGAGCCGTGACATTGGCACCAAG GGCTTGAATGAGGAGTAG